The Polaribacter sp. Q13 sequence TTAGTATGTACATGAAAAACAGATCACTTTAATATTAATCTGCTTGTAATTTCTTATTTTCGCAGTTGTGAATATTTATAAGAACATTTTATTAGCAAAAAAGGAAAACAGAAAATTACTCGCAGTTTTAATCGACCCAGAGAAAATTGATTTAAATAATATTGCTTCTTTTTTTGAAAAAGTACACCAATCTATTACAACACATATTTTTGTTGGTGGAAGCACAGATAAAGACAGCGTAACAGATAAAGTGGTTGCAGCAATTAAAAAAACAACGCATTTACCTGTTGTTCTTTTTCCTGGTGATGTAAAACAAATAACACAAAAAGCAGACGGAATTCTGTTTCTAAGCTTGCTTTCTGGCAGAAACCCGGAGTATTTAATTGAACAACAAATAAAAAGTGTCCCTTTTTTAAAGGATTCCTCTTTAGAAATTCTACCAACGGGTTAC is a genomic window containing:
- a CDS encoding geranylgeranylglyceryl/heptaprenylglyceryl phosphate synthase; translated protein: MNIYKNILLAKKENRKLLAVLIDPEKIDLNNIASFFEKVHQSITTHIFVGGSTDKDSVTDKVVAAIKKTTHLPVVLFPGDVKQITQKADGILFLSLLSGRNPEYLIEQQIKSVPFLKDSSLEILPTGYILIDGQKDTATQKVSNTKPIAQENTELILNTALAGEFSGKKLIYLEAGSGATVPVDANIITLVKSNLSIPLIVGGGIRSKKQLENAFNAGADLVVIGTAFENDEAFFKDLKK